The Chloroflexaceae bacterium genome contains a region encoding:
- a CDS encoding S1 RNA-binding domain-containing protein translates to MTDQVRREESAESELQHPLLDAADAPAAQSEAATPGQTAGAAAQPTPETTAGASEAVMVEPSAATPVAAETTATPVTPAMSAAHLSVVAGASGEGDGELVTAASAEETAASPSAKATAEQSGPPATATSSDGVETTMPASEEAPVPTVAAGASFVPVAEEETRPRKLKDLQPGMELEGRVTSIALYGIFVDIGVGRDGLVHISEMSDTRIETPSDLVQIGDTVRVRVKSVDLEAKRISLTMRTGAGEKGEGARGGRGRSRRAEIDKERLASLKVGDLVEGVITGYAPFGAFADIGVGKDGLIHVSELAEGRVEKPEDAVKVGDRLQFKVLEVDPEGARISLSLRRAQRSQKMQGLEVGQILEGTVSGIAPFGAFVDIGVGRDGLVHISALANTRVNRVEDVVKVGDKVRVKVLEVDHQSKRISLTMRLEEPPPPAEVEAEEAPEKASPPPRPSTPPAASARFASAAEARAGRDRERERRERRERERRNVSAQTETYTSDDFDEEFVGDATLEDLLTKFGGPSTSRRDRRGSRRGDDFDDEGEERFERRQRDAIRRTLQQVGRDE, encoded by the coding sequence ATGACCGATCAGGTACGTAGGGAAGAGTCCGCCGAGAGCGAGTTGCAACACCCGCTGCTCGACGCAGCGGACGCTCCGGCCGCTCAGAGCGAGGCTGCCACGCCGGGGCAGACGGCCGGGGCCGCCGCGCAGCCTACCCCTGAGACCACGGCTGGGGCGTCTGAGGCGGTGATGGTCGAGCCATCGGCAGCGACACCGGTTGCGGCGGAAACGACGGCGACGCCCGTTACCCCGGCGATGTCTGCGGCGCATCTCAGCGTGGTTGCCGGGGCGTCTGGCGAGGGTGACGGTGAACTGGTGACTGCCGCCTCCGCGGAAGAGACGGCGGCTTCGCCGTCTGCTAAAGCGACGGCAGAGCAGAGTGGGCCTCCCGCGACCGCGACGTCCTCTGACGGGGTCGAAACGACGATGCCAGCCTCGGAGGAGGCGCCGGTTCCCACCGTGGCTGCGGGGGCCAGTTTTGTGCCGGTGGCCGAGGAAGAAACACGCCCGCGCAAGCTGAAAGATCTCCAGCCCGGCATGGAACTGGAGGGCCGGGTGACCTCGATTGCCCTCTATGGAATCTTTGTTGACATCGGTGTTGGACGCGACGGACTGGTGCACATCTCCGAGATGAGCGATACGCGCATCGAGACGCCCTCGGATCTCGTGCAGATCGGCGATACGGTCAGGGTTCGGGTAAAGAGCGTTGATCTGGAAGCCAAGCGCATCAGCCTGACGATGCGCACCGGCGCCGGCGAGAAGGGCGAGGGCGCCCGTGGCGGGCGTGGCCGCTCCCGACGCGCCGAGATTGATAAAGAGCGCCTGGCGTCGCTCAAGGTCGGCGATCTGGTGGAGGGGGTCATCACCGGCTACGCGCCCTTCGGCGCTTTTGCTGATATCGGCGTCGGAAAAGATGGTCTGATCCACGTCAGCGAACTGGCCGAGGGCCGCGTCGAAAAGCCCGAAGACGCCGTAAAGGTCGGGGATCGGCTACAGTTCAAGGTGCTCGAAGTCGATCCCGAAGGCGCTCGCATCAGCCTGAGCCTGCGCCGCGCCCAGCGCAGCCAGAAAATGCAGGGCCTGGAGGTTGGCCAGATCCTCGAAGGCACGGTGAGCGGCATCGCCCCCTTTGGCGCGTTCGTTGACATTGGCGTCGGGCGTGATGGACTGGTGCATATCTCCGCCCTCGCCAACACGCGGGTGAACCGTGTGGAAGACGTGGTCAAGGTCGGTGACAAGGTCAGGGTCAAGGTGCTCGAGGTTGACCACCAGAGCAAGCGCATCAGTCTGACTATGCGCCTGGAGGAGCCGCCGCCTCCCGCCGAGGTCGAGGCCGAGGAAGCGCCCGAAAAGGCCTCACCACCGCCGCGCCCCTCGACGCCCCCCGCCGCCTCCGCCCGCTTTGCCTCAGCCGCCGAGGCCCGCGCCGGTCGTGATCGCGAACGCGAGCGCCGTGAGCGCCGCGAACGCGAACGGCGCAACGTTTCGGCCCAAACGGAAACTTATACCTCCGATGATTTTGATGAGGAGTTCGTCGGCGATGCCACCCTGGAGGATCTGCTGACCAAGTTCGGCGGTCCGTCCACCAGCCGGCGCGATCGGCGGGGCAGTCGGCGCGGCGACGACTTCGATGACGAAGGCGAAGAACGGTTCGAGCGCCGCCAGCGCGACGCCATCCGGCGCACGCTGCAGCAGGTCGGGCGCGACGAGTAG
- the rpmH gene encoding 50S ribosomal protein L34, whose amino-acid sequence MPKRTWQPKRIPRRRKHGFMARMKTKDGRAVLRRRRMKGRWKLTVSDERRHDARRGHR is encoded by the coding sequence ATGCCGAAGCGTACCTGGCAGCCCAAGCGCATCCCGCGCCGGCGTAAACATGGGTTTATGGCCCGTATGAAGACCAAAGACGGGCGCGCCGTGCTCCGTCGCCGGCGCATGAAAGGCCGTTGGAAATTGACCGTGAGCGACGAGCGACGCCATGACGCCCGCCGAGGGCATCGCTAG
- the yidC gene encoding membrane protein insertase YidC → MGAIWSSFVGFLELALIWFSSITGNVALGIVLFTIAARIVILPLTLSSIRSSRRMQELQPMIKELQRKYGKDPQKLNEETLKLYREYKINPLGGCLPLLLQLPIFFGVYQAVYHLFGGEAGRQYLSERAAARLADPAIAEIFSQKLFGVIEVGGVTFGPTGFAGFAYLILPVLSIVLQLVQTLMATPRVQDPQQKAMTQMMMFMPLVFGYIAFTFPQGAVLYWVVSSVVGIVQQYFTSGWGSLANYLKFLPPDGKPSTLTPALASAAAGAETSAAATPRADFWSVMRPLTEAPETPPETLAPEPVQPDASEAPPAPRQPAQAANPRKPRRRK, encoded by the coding sequence ATGGGCGCCATCTGGTCCTCGTTCGTTGGCTTTCTCGAATTAGCCCTGATCTGGTTCTCGTCCATCACGGGCAACGTTGCCCTGGGGATCGTGCTCTTTACTATCGCAGCGCGCATCGTGATCCTGCCGTTGACCCTCAGTTCCATTCGTTCAAGCCGGCGCATGCAGGAACTGCAACCGATGATAAAAGAGTTGCAGCGCAAGTATGGCAAGGATCCCCAGAAGCTCAACGAAGAGACCCTCAAGCTCTACCGGGAGTACAAAATCAATCCCCTCGGCGGGTGTCTGCCCCTGTTGTTGCAACTGCCGATCTTCTTCGGCGTCTATCAGGCAGTCTACCATCTCTTTGGCGGCGAGGCGGGCCGCCAGTACCTTAGCGAGCGGGCCGCCGCGCGCCTTGCCGACCCGGCAATTGCCGAGATCTTCTCTCAGAAGCTGTTCGGGGTGATCGAGGTCGGCGGTGTCACCTTCGGACCGACCGGATTCGCCGGCTTCGCCTATCTGATATTGCCTGTGCTCTCCATCGTGCTGCAACTGGTGCAGACGTTAATGGCCACGCCGCGGGTCCAGGATCCGCAACAGAAGGCCATGACCCAGATGATGATGTTCATGCCCCTGGTGTTTGGCTACATCGCCTTCACCTTCCCGCAGGGAGCGGTGCTCTACTGGGTGGTCAGCAGCGTGGTCGGCATTGTGCAGCAGTATTTCACGTCGGGCTGGGGGTCGCTGGCCAACTACCTGAAGTTCCTGCCACCGGACGGCAAGCCTTCGACGCTGACGCCAGCGCTGGCCTCCGCAGCGGCGGGCGCCGAAACCTCCGCTGCCGCGACGCCGCGCGCCGATTTCTGGAGCGTCATGCGTCCGCTGACCGAGGCGCCGGAGACGCCCCCTGAGACGCTCGCCCCGGAACCGGTACAGCCCGACGCCAGTGAAGCGCCTCCCGCACCGCGCCAGCCCGCGCAGGCCGCCAATCCGCGGAAGCCGCGCCGGCGCAAATGA